AGAGGAGGGAATTGGAGGAACGGCTGGGAAGGCCGGTGGACGACGAAGCGTTGTGCCTGTACCTGCAGTTTCCCAAGGACGCTCTGGATTATTTTCGGTTTGAAGAGACGTTCGGCAAGACGTGGCTTTTGCCGCCCCAGGTATGGTATCGGCGGGGAGGGTTTCAAGACGGCGAGAAAATTCTCATTCCAGACGAGCAGGGAAAGACGCACCAGATCGATATCGTGTCCACCATGAAAAAGGAAGGGGTGGTGGAAACCTCGCTTCTGGTAGACTTTCATTTTCAGACCTATGCCGTGCCCGTGGGCAATGTCGATAAGGCCTAGCCAGCCCACCTGGGGAGCTACCCTTTGTGCCTAGCCACAAGCAAAGAATGGTTATCAAAGTGCAACGATGGGCCCCATCAAATTCGCGTGCTGGCCCCTCAGGTGGAAGGGACGGCTTCCGGGCCGTCCGTTGGATTAGCACAAAAGAGGATCTGACCCCAAGGGGCCAACCCCAAGGGGCCAAGGTTTAGCACAAATCAGGATGTGACCCCATGAGGCGAGGGTATGCGAGGCTATGTGGATCTTTTTCTTGAGTACCTGGTGGCGGAGAGGCGGCTAAGTCGTCACACGGTGTCGGCGTACGCAACGGATCTTCGTCTACTCATGGAGTCTCTTCAAAGCATGGGCAGAGGGTCCTGGGCTGATGTGAGCTCCGAGGATCTAGAAGCCTACCTGGCCGAAAAGGCCACGGGCACGGCGCCCAAGACGCGTGCCCGGCGGTTGGCGTCCCTGCGATCGTTTTTTCGCTTCCTGGAAGAAAGATCGCTCCTTGTGCCCAACCCCGCGATGTCTTTGGTCTCTCCCAAGCTTCCCAACAAGTTGCCCAAGATCCTTTCCGCAAGCCAAGTGGAAACCCTGCTCAAGGCTCCCGCAAACGGCACGCCCTTGGGACTTCGAGACAAGGCCATATTGGAACTTCTCTACGCTACGGGCATGCGCGTCGCCGAACTGACGGCCCTCACCTTTCATCAGCTGAACCTCAAGGCGGGTTTTCTCGTCATTCGAGGCAAAGGGGACAAGGAGCGCCTCGTGCCCATGGGCCAGTGGGCGGTGGAGGCTCTGGAAGCCTACCTCCAAAGGGGCCGCCCCGTGCTGGTATCCGGCCGGGACTCGGGCCGCGTCTTTGTCAATTATCGAGGCCGGCCCCTTTCTCGGCAAGGGGTCTGGAAAATAATTCGATCCTACGCGCGCCGCGCCGGCATAGTCACCGCGGTCAGCCCCCATGTGCTGCGGCATTCCTTTGCCACGCACCTGCTGCAAAACGGCGCCGATCTGCGCTCCCTGCAGATGATGCTGGGCCATGCGGACATCAGCACCACACAGATCTACACCCATGTCGCTCGAGAGCGTTTGAAACGCATCTATGAACAGCACCACCCTCGAGCCTGACCCCCAGCTCACCCAAGGATTCAAGAATCAACTTGGCCTTTTGCCCCGGCGCCGTTAACATCCACGAACGACGTCGGCCAAAGCCGTTGTCTCGCAACGCGGCAAGGGAGCTTTTCTATGGAAGTGATCACGACCCATCTCAATGCGGATTTTGACGCCATGGCTTCCATGGTGGCGGCAAAAAAACTCTACCCGGACGCCCTCTTGGTCTTTCCCGGATCCCAGGAAAAGAACCTGCGCGATTTTTTCGTTCATACGGCGGGTTATCTTTTTGATTTTACCAAACTCAAAGGGCTGGACCTCAGCAGCATTTCCCGCCTCATTCTCGTGGACACGCGCCAGGCGTCGCGCATCGGAAAATTTCAGGAGGTGGCCCTTCGCCCGGAGGTGGAGGTGCACATCTACGACCATCATCCTCGGGCGGACGATGA
The sequence above is a segment of the Desulfosoma caldarium genome. Coding sequences within it:
- the xerD gene encoding site-specific tyrosine recombinase XerD, which encodes MRGYVDLFLEYLVAERRLSRHTVSAYATDLRLLMESLQSMGRGSWADVSSEDLEAYLAEKATGTAPKTRARRLASLRSFFRFLEERSLLVPNPAMSLVSPKLPNKLPKILSASQVETLLKAPANGTPLGLRDKAILELLYATGMRVAELTALTFHQLNLKAGFLVIRGKGDKERLVPMGQWAVEALEAYLQRGRPVLVSGRDSGRVFVNYRGRPLSRQGVWKIIRSYARRAGIVTAVSPHVLRHSFATHLLQNGADLRSLQMMLGHADISTTQIYTHVARERLKRIYEQHHPRA